A single genomic interval of Rhododendron vialii isolate Sample 1 chromosome 3a, ASM3025357v1 harbors:
- the LOC131319136 gene encoding lysine histidine transporter 1-like — protein MTLENDQSLKDERAAIRLEELNEWLPVTSSRKANWWYSAFHNVTAMVGAGVLGLPYAMSQLGWGPGVTVIVLSWIITLYTLWQMVEMHEMVPGKRLDRYHELGQHVFGEKLGLWIVVPQQLMVQVGSDIVYMVTGGKCLKKFADTVWPNNPPIKTTYFIMIFGAVQLVLSNCPSLNSIAFVSLVAAVMSLSYSTIAWVTSLHKGVQPDVKYTLRASTTAGSVFDFLSALGEVAFAFAGHSVVLEIQATIPSTPENPSKKPMWKGVVVAYIIVALCYFPVSMIGFWVFGNSVDDNVLLSLEKPAWLVATANMFVVFHVIGSYQVFAQPVFDMIQAFLVLKMNFKPTGLLRFVARISYVALSMFIGMTFPFFGGLLAFFGGFAFAPTSYFLPCIMWLIIYKPKRFSLSWFTNWICIILGVLLMILAPIGALRGLILQAKDFQYYS, from the exons ATGACTTTGGAGAATGATCAATCTCTGAAGGATGAGAGGGCGGCGATTAGGTTGGAGGAGCTCAATGAATGGCTTCCGGTCACATCGTCTCGCAAAGCGAACTGGTGGTACTCCGCATTTCACAATGTCACTGCCATGGTCGGTGCCGGCGTCCTCGGTCTACCTTATGCCATGTCACAGCTTGGATG GGGTCCCGGTGTAACTGTAATCGTACTCTCATGGATCATTACTCTCTACACCTTATGGCAAATGGTGGAAATGCACGAAATGGTGCCCGGAAAGAGACTGGACAGGTACCACGAGCTGGGGCAGCATGTTTTCGGCGAAAAACTCGGGCTTTGGATAGTTGTACCTCAACAGCTCATGGTGCAAGTCGGGAGCGACATAGTGTACATGGTCACTGGAGGAAAATGTCTCAAGAAATTCGCTGATACGGTGTGGCCCAATAACCCACCAATCAAAACCACTTATTTCATAATGATATTTGGGGCTGTTCAATTGGTGCTGTCTAATTGCCCGAGTTTGAACTCCATTGCATTCGTCTCTTTGGTTGCTGCAGTCATGTCCTTGAG TTATTCTACTATAGCTTGGGTGACTTCACTTCACAAGGGTGTTCAACCAGACGTGAAATACACCCTTAGGGCTTCAACTACTGCAGGAAGTGTGTTCGATTTCTTGAGTGCTTTAGGGGAGGTGGCATTTGCCTTCGCTGGGCATAGCGTGGTATTGGAAATCCAAGCAACCATCCCATCTACTCCAGAAAATCCGTCAAAGAAACCCATGTGGAAAGGAGTAGTAGTAGCCTATATTATAGTGGCGTTATGCTACTTCCCAGTTTCTATGATTGGTTTTTGGGTGTTCGGAAACAGTGTTGATGATAATGTGCTCTTGTCACTAGAGAAGCCTGCTTGGCTTGTTGCTACTGCTAATATGTTTGTTGTATTCCATGTCATTGGGAGTTATCAG GTATTTGCACAACCAGTGTTTGACATGATTCAAGCTTTCTTGGTattgaaaatgaattttaagCCAACTGGATTGCTTCGTTTTGTAGCGCGTATCTCTTATGTTG CACTTTCTATGTTCATTGGGATGACATTCCCTTTCTTCGGTGGGCTGCTCGCTTTCTTTGGAGGCTTTGCATTTGCTCCAACAAGCTACTTT CTTCCTTGTATCATGTGGCTTATCATCTACAAACCTAAAAGGTTCAGCTTATCTTGGTTTACAAATTGG ATATGCATCATACTTGGCGTCCTATTGATGATTTTAGCCCCGATCGGTGCATTAAGGGGGCTTATACTACAAGCAAAGGACTTCCAATACTATTCTTGA
- the LOC131319386 gene encoding protein GLUTAMINE DUMPER 2-like, producing MITVSSLNTASSTTTTTPIFPLPATAQRSPWHSPRLYLFGGLAAMLCLIALALLILFCSFRIRRLSRWYENGESDLEAGDDKKKPNSVKALPEFEEKYLVIMAGDVNPTFLATPVCSKACSFEQDAKVKREEMERERKLIYSIR from the coding sequence ATGATAACTGTCAGCTCTTTAAACACCGcatcatcaacaacaaccaCCACGCCAATATTCCCACTACCGGCGACGGCACAACGGTCGCCGTGGCACTCTCCCAGGCTGTACCTCTTCGGCGGCCTGGCCGCAATGCTGTGCCTGATCGCGTTAGCACTCTTGATCCTCTTCTGCTCCTTCCGAATCCGAAGGCTCTCCCGCTGGTATGAAAACGGCGAGAGCGATCTCGAGGCCGGCGACGACAAGAAAAAGCCCAATTCCGTCAAGGCCTTGCCAGAATTCGAAGAGAAGTATTTGGTGATAATGGCAGGTGATGTGAACCCGACGTTTTTAGCCACTCCCGTGTGCAGCAAGGCTTGTTCGTTTGAGCAGGATGCCAAAGTGAAGAGAgaggaaatggagagagagagaaagttgatTTACAGTATTAGATAA